The Ignavibacteria bacterium genome window below encodes:
- a CDS encoding nucleotidyltransferase family protein yields the protein MKKNLSSRDIFKILHRNKNLLTKYRVRKIGLFGSYGRNESSKKSDIDLLVDFEEKTFDNFIELAFKLEKVFNRKVDLLTEEGISPYILPYIKNEVQWYEA from the coding sequence TTAAGATTTTACACAGGAATAAAAACCTGCTAACAAAGTATAGAGTAAGGAAAATTGGATTGTTTGGCTCTTATGGTAGAAATGAATCTTCAAAAAAAAGTGATATTGACTTACTTGTAGATTTCGAAGAAAAGACTTTTGATAATTTTATCGAACTTGCTTTTAAACTAGAGAAGGTTTTTAACAGAAAGGTTGACCTTTTAACTGAAGAAGGAATAAGCCCATATATACTTCCATATATTAAAAATGAAGTTCAATGGTATGAAGCGTAA